ATAGAACGGTATTCCGAACTCGGATTAGCGGAAGCGGTCAAGGCTCCGGCGAGTGTAGTAATTAACAATATTATAGATATACGCATAATTTTTTTGCCGAACGCTTTAGATCAGACATTTCGTGCGGTGGCACACAAAGCGGCTCCGCCGCGACTGTGACACTGCACGAAATTGTCTGTAACGCCTGGTTCGGCTCCGTGGTTCATTTTATTTCTGCTGGATGAATTACTGTAAGCGTGCGCCATTTCTCTGGGGATACGTCGTCGATCATAACCTCTGGCTTTGGGAGGAAACCTACAAAGCACTCTTCAATTCCGAGTTCCTTTGCCGAATCTTTTGCGTAATCGCCGCC
The sequence above is a segment of the Rariglobus hedericola genome. Coding sequences within it:
- a CDS encoding hydrolase; this translates as MPQIAYIDVDDTLVRSVGTKRIPMVGTIAHVRKMKEAGWVLYCWSSGGGDYAKDSAKELGIEECFVGFLPKPEVMIDDVSPEKWRTLTVIHPAEIK